A window from Brachionichthys hirsutus isolate HB-005 chromosome 4, CSIRO-AGI_Bhir_v1, whole genome shotgun sequence encodes these proteins:
- the sf3a1 gene encoding splicing factor 3A subunit 1 isoform X2 — MPPGPVQIVQPEPSNKNEAAEEAPATKPIVGIIYPPPEVRNIVDKTASFVARNGPEFEARIRQNEINNPKFNFLNPTDPYHAYYRHKVTEFKEGRAQEPSAAVPKVMQQAMQLPQKVQVIQETIVPKEPPPEFEFIADPPSIAAFDLDVVKLTAQFVARNGRQFLTQLMQKEQRNYQFDFLRPQHSLFNYFTKLVEQYTKILIPPKGLLAKLKREAENPREVLDQVRYRVEWAKFQERERKKEEEEREKERVAYAQIDWHDFVVVETVDFQPIEQGHFPPPTTPEELGARILIQERYEKYGESEEVEMEVESEDEDDRDVRRGVQPPQPDQDTQVQDMDEGSDDEDEGVKVPLPPDNPMPPPLPPTPDQVIIRKDYDPKASRPPPTVAAQDEYLISPITGEKIPASKMQEHMRIGLLDPRWLEQRDRSIRDRQTEDEVYAPGLDIESSLKQLAERRTDIFGVEETAIGKKIGEEEIQKPEEKVTWDGHSGSMARTQQAAQANITLQEQIEAIHKAKGLVGEDDSKEKIGPSKPSEIHHQPPMLPKASPPVPAVLRPPSLGHPVRTTLLSAVPVLPRPPMAPVVRLGPGQVITSMPPMIPAPRINVVPMPPSAPHIMAPRPPPMIVPAAFVPVPPVPQPLSSAPAPPAHPPPPHDDEPMNKKMKTEDNLIPEEEFLRRNKGPVAVKVQVPNMQDKTEWKLNGQVLSFTVPLTDQVSVIKVKIHEATGMPAGKQKLQYEGIFIKDSNSLAYYNMSNGSVIHLALKERGGRKK; from the exons ATGCCGCCCGGGCCTGTTCAGATCGTCCAGCCGGAACCCAGCAACAAG AAtgaagcagcagaggaagctCCTGCCACGAAGCCCATCGTCGGCatcatataccccccccccgaggtccgGAACATCGTTGACAAGACGGCCAGCTTTGTTGCCAG GAACGGGCCAGAGTTTGAAGCAAGAATCCGTCAGAATGAGATCAACAATCCCAAGTTTAACTTCCTCAACCCGACCGACCCGTACCACGCCTACTACCGCCACAAGGTCACCGAGTTCAAGGAGGGCAGGGCCCAGGAGCCGTCTGCGGCGGTGCCAAAGGTCATGCAGCAGGCCATGCAGCTTCCCCAGAAG GTGCAGGTGATTCAAGAGACCATCGTCCCCAAAGAGCCGCCTCCTGAATTCGAGTTCATCGCCGATCCGCCATCGATCGCTGCCTTTGATCTTGATGTGGTGAAGCTCACCGCCCAGTTTGTTGCTCGCAACGGTCGCCAGTTCCTCACGCAGCTCATGCAGAAGGAGCAGCGGAACTACCAGTTCGACTTCCTGCGGCCGCAGCACAGCCTCTTCAACTACTTCACCAAGCTGGTCGAGCAGTACACCAAG ATCCTGATCCCTCCCAAAGGCCTGCTGGCCAAGCTGAAGAGAGAGGCCGAGAATCCACGCGAGGTCTTGGATCAG GTGAGGTACCGCGTTGAATGGGCTAAGTTCCAGGAGCgtgagaggaagaaggaggaggaggagagggagaaggagcggGTGGCGTACGCTCAGATCGACTGGCACGACTTTGTCGTGGTTGAGACGGTGGACTTCCAGCCCATTGAGCAAG GACACTTCCCCCCGCCCACCACCCCGGAGGAGCTCGGTGCTCGTATTCTCATCCAAGAGCGCTACGAGAAGTACGGAGAGAgcgaggaggtggagatggaggtggagagtgaggatgaggatgaccGGGACGTCCGGCGTGGCGTCCAGCCCCCGCAGCCAGACCAGGACACTCAAGTTCAGGACATGGACGAG GGATctgacgatgaagacgagggtgTGAAGGTTCCTCTTCCACCAGACAACCCGATgccccccccgctgccccccacCCCAGACCAGGTCATCATTCGTAAAGACTATGACCCCAAAG CCTCCAGGCCGCCGCCCACCGTCGCTGCTCAGGACGAGTACCTCATCTCGCCCATCACCGGGGAGAAGATCCCGGCCAGTAAGATGCAGGAACACATGCGCATCGGCCTGCTGGATCCCCGCTGGCTGGAGCAGAGGGACCGCAGCATCCGGGACCGGCAGACGGAGGACGAGGTGTACGCGCCGGGCCTCGACATCGAGAGCAGCCTGAAGCAGCTGGCGGAGCGGCGTACCGACATCTTCGGCGTGGAGGAGACGGCCATCGGGAAGAAGATCGGGGAGGAGGAGATCCAGAAGCCAGAGGAGAAG GTGACCTGGGACGGCCACTCGGGGAGCATGGCCCGCACCCAGCAGGCCGCCCAGGCCAACATCACGCTGCAGGAGCAGATCGAGGCCATCCACAAGGCCAAGGGGCTGGTGGGGGAGGACGACAGCAAGGAGAAGATCGGCCCCAGCAAGCCCAGCGAGATCCATCACCAGCCGCCCATGCTGCCTAAAGCCAGCCCCCCGGTCCCGGCGGTGCTGCGCCCCCCCTCG CTGGGGCATCCGGTGCGTACCAccctcctgtctgctgtccCTGTCCTTCCGAGACCCCCCATGGCTCCGGTGGTCCGCCTTGGTCCAGGACAAGTTATTACATCGATGCCTCCCATGATTCCTGCTCCCAGAATCAACGTGGTCCCCATGCCGCCATCAGCACCTCACATCATGGCCCCCAGACCCCCGCCGATGATCGTTCCAGCTG CCTTTGTCCCGGTTCCTCCGGTACCACAGCCCCTGAGTTCTGCTCCTGCACCACCAGCGCACCCACCCCCACCTCACGACGATGAGCCAATGAACAAGAAGATGAAGACTGAGGACAACCTGATTCCTGAGGAGGAGTTCCTGCGTAGGAATAAG GGTCCCGTGGCAGTTAAGGTTCAAGTCCCCAACATGCAGGATAAGACTGAATGGAAGCTCAATGGCCAGGTTCTGAGTTTCACGGTCCCGCTCACAGATCAG GTGTCTGTCATTAAAGTCAAAATCCATGAGGCGACGGGAATGCCGGCAGGGAAGCAGAAGCTGCAGTACGAG GGCATCTTCATTAAAGACTCCAACTCCCTGGCTTATTACAACATGAGCAACGGCTCGGTCATTCACTTGGCTCTGAAGGAGAGGGGTGGAAGAAAGAAGTGA
- the LOC137917877 gene encoding cationic amino acid transporter 4-like, with protein MTEREHARLAPPTVVGSSVGAVRPPSPAGLSDSGAMATRGCTPAVHFCQKLNRLKTLDEDMMATSLKRCLSTLDLTLLGVGGMVGSGLYVLTGTVAKDLVGPAVVISFLLAGIASLLAAFCYAEFGARIPKTGSAYMFTYVSMGEIWAFLIGWDVILENMIGGAAVARAWSGYLDSIFNHRIQNFTETHILQWNTPFLAHYPDILAAGIVIVATLFVSFGVQVSSYLNHIFSVISLCVIVFILVFGFILADPVNWSQKEGGFAPFGISGILSGSATCFFAFVGFDVIASSTEETKNPQKAVPIATAIALCLAATAYILVSTVLTLMVPWHTLDAKSALADAFFRRGYSWAGIVVALGSICGMNTVLLSNLFSLPRIVYAMAEDGLFFSVFARINPVTKVPVNAILTFGVLMALLSLIFDLEALVQFLSIGTLLAYTFVAASIIVLRYQPEKAKGAASTSPNPNPDPALTESQTIMEDSGELKQYESFSDKLQLVDMQTRERRGVGQMKACLEPYLGRLLGGFEAGKVVAFCVTAMIASSVSFCAVLEFGIKQLHLPVWSFALLLLIFSLAYVLSLALIWVHEQRSNSKTFQVPLVPLTPAASILFNVFLMMKLSKLTWLRFIVWLIIGLFVYFGYGVWHSKEGMKELQPTDMAARYVVLPSGSLVETVQSVQPNGQVDSTHHDDLFPDTEERGGER; from the exons ATGACGGAGCGTGAGCACGCACG GTTAGCTCCACCCACGGTTGTTGGATCCAGTGTAGGTGCTGTAAGACCTCCTAGCCCGGCTGGCCTGTCTGACTCTGGCGCCATGGCAACAAGAGGCTGCACCCCAGCGGTGCACTTTTGTCAGAAACTGAACCGACTCAAGACGCTGGATGAAGACATGATGGCCACATCACTGAAGCGCTGCCTCTCCACCTTGGACCTGACTCTGTTGGGTGTTGGTGGCATGGTCGGCTCTGGGCTTTATGTCCTGACAGGAACGGTGGCTAAAGACTTGGTTGGGCCTGCTGTCGTCATATCTTTCCTGTTAGCAGGTATTGCTTCTCTTCTAGCCGCCTTTTGTTATGCGGAGTTTGGAGCACGAATCCCAAAAACAGGATCTGCCTACATGTTTACCTACGTCTCTATGGGAGAGATCTGGGCCTTTCTCATTGGTTGGGATGTCATTCTGGAGAACATGATTGGTGGTGCTGCTGTGGCACGTGCCTGGAGTGGCTATCTGGACTCCATTTTTAACCACCGAATCCAGAACTTCACAGAGACGCACATCCTGCAGTGGAACACGCCCTTCCTTGCCCATTACCCTGACATCCTGGCAGCAGGGATTGTAATAGTTGCCACACTCTTTGTTTCGTTTGGAGTTCAAGTGTCCTCTTACCTCAACCATATTTTCTCTGTCATTAGCTTGTGCGTCATTGTTTTCATCCtggtttttggttttattttggccGATCCAGTCAACTGGAGTCAGAAAGAAGGAGGTTTTGCACCTTTTGGGATATCTGGAATACTGTCAGGCTCCGCAACGTGCTTCTTCGCATTTGTGGGGTTTGATGTAATTGCATCTTCAACCGAGGAGACAAAGAACCCACAGAAAGCTGTCCCCATTGCCACTGCGATTGCCCTCTGTCTGGCAGCAACAGCCTACATCCTGGTCTCCACGGTGCTCACACTAATGGTTCCCTGGCATACATTAGACGCCAAATCAGCTCTGGCAGATGCCTTCTTCCGCCGTGGTTACAGTTGGGCTGGAATTGTTGTGGCATTAGGTTCGATTTGTG GTATGAATACTGTGCTGCTCAGCAacctcttctccctccctcgGATTGTGTATGCCATGGCAGAGGATGGTTTATTCTTCTCCGTTTTCGCTCGAATCAACCCAGTTACCAAAGTTCCTGTCAATGCAATCTTGACTTTTGGGGTTCTCATGGCTTTGTTATCTCTCATCTTTGACCTGGAGGCCTTGGTTCAGTTCCTGTCCATCGGTACCCTTCTGGCGTACACGTTTGTAGCAGCAAGTATTATTGTGCTGCGCTATCAGCCTGAAAAAGCCAAGGGAGCTGCCTCCACATCTCCCAACCCTAATCCTGATCCTGCCCTCACAGAGTCTCAGACCATAATGGAGGACAGTGGAGAGCTGAAGCAGTATGAATCCTTCTCTGACAAGCTCCAGTTGGTGGACATGCAGACAAGAGAACGGCGTGGGGTGGGGCAGATGAAGGCCTGCTTGGAACCATACCTGGGCAGGCTGCTGGGGGGCTTTGAGGCTGGTAAGGTGGTGGCCTTCTGTGTGACGGCTATGATTGCGAGCTCTGTCTCCTTCTGTGCTGTGTTAGAATTTGGAATCAAACAGTTGCATCTGCCAGTCTGGAGCTTCgcattgctgctgctgatatttAGCTTAGCTTATGTTCTCAGCCTGGCCCTCATTTGGGTCCATGAGCAACGATCCAACAGCAAAACCTTCCAG GTACCTTTGGTTCCACTGACTCCGGCTGCCAGCATCCTCTTTAATGTATTCCTCATGATGAAACTCAGCAAACTCACCTGGCTTCGATTTATTGTGTGGCTCATAATAG GTCTCTTTGTGTACTTTGGCTACGGGGTCTGGCACAGTAAGGAGGGCATGAAGGAACTGCAGCCCACAGACATGGCTGCCCGGTACGTGGTTCTACCCAGCGGCAGCCTGGTAGAGACGGTGCAGTCTGTGCAGCCCAATGGACAAGTGGACTCGACACATCACGACGACCTCTTCCCTGACACTGAGGAGCGCGGAGGAGAGAGATGA
- the dgcr6 gene encoding protein DGCR6 isoform X2 yields the protein MAADDSTQQQQRHYYLLSELQTLVKGLPSSFQQRLSYNTLSDLALALIDGTVYEIVQGLLDIQHLTEKNLYNQRQKLHSLKQDLARKHKDALQSCKSHNLVLLETNQHAELEVLEVRVQQEQKMMDKKIVAEMDQKVIDQQNTLEKAGVPGFYVTTNPQELTVQMNLLELILKLQQKETQLGMF from the exons ATGGCTGCTGATGATTCTACGCAACAACAGCAGCGTCACTACTACCTGTTGTCTGAGCTGCAGACTTTAGTCAAAGGTTTGCCCAG CTCCTTCCAGCAGCGGCTGTCGTACAACACGCTGAGTGACCTCGCTCTGGCTCTCATCGACGGGACGGTGTATGAGATCGTGCAGGGCCTCCTGGACATCCAGCATCTGACGGAGAAGAACCTGTACAACCAGAGGCAGAAGCTGCACT CCCTCAAACAAGATCTCGCACGGAAGCACAAAGATGCTTTGCAGTCATGCAAGTCGCACAACCTTGTTCTTCTCGAGACAAACCAGCACGCAGAACTGGAG GTGCTGGAAGTCCGTGTgcaacaggaacagaaaatgatgGACAAGAAGATTGTGGCAGAAATGGATCAAAAAGTGATCGATCAACAGAACACACTGGAGAAGGCGGGAGTTCCCGGGTTCTACGTCACCACAAATCCTCAG GAGCTGACGGTGCAGATGAACCTGCTTGAGTTGATCCTCAAGCTTCAACAAAAGGAGACACAGCTTGGAATGTTTTGA
- the ccdc157 gene encoding LOW QUALITY PROTEIN: coiled-coil domain-containing protein 157 (The sequence of the model RefSeq protein was modified relative to this genomic sequence to represent the inferred CDS: inserted 1 base in 1 codon; substituted 1 base at 1 genomic stop codon), with product MSQFLGRRDCIESLRRDLVDLQGVTLDVFSRTGPVRAASWKFPDKLSCNLDMAALLDRYDFVDGEDAFNQHSHIVLLELMIDRFLLLLHSLNAFVAPASPKPEPARPRGLSVGLVVRTYWTTLVQFASVKFVPSGNLSPAPPQPAPQDDLGPCAACHQVQSTLRTAGQALVELLQGEGLPSSLQPFLGAVEDALEAGPMTASDVARWGSEQLRDMRRLAKHLQDVRGTVQPLQRSLKAAEAEQQGVRSQLDRAQKEFKQATEKQEVNVVQLELSLRRAQRSTKETEQRLLQEQRELQRGAARGSRAQGPGSRVQGPGPGVQGPGSRAQGPGPRVQENLGLRENVAAQQQTFQALERETKTKTKALQERLTEEEAAHRELQRRLQSFQAEASEGQLRLHKEEAKYRSACRQQESMQAKQQSLLKRVDLLDEECEDLQRQLGESEQDQVDLQNQVRRLQVQLSEQQVGTSSAPEVQNEGLRLQQLVXSSQQEETALRARLARLKDRERTLAAFPELRPQAQPQSTGNVLLDMEQQIQANNIRVEVLEQENAVLQTSLLKLREASVQQTWSLSLSSTPADKQPDSSEQLGDTSTXEEAGWGERGVEPTDPAPPIAPATSHSNSPSGVDRSQKPHKNRQRLSSHWPKELNSEAQMKPGTPPGGVRTS from the exons ATGAGTCAGTTTCTGGGCCGTCGGGACTGCATCGAGAGCCTCCGGAGAGACCTGGTGGACCTGCAAGGCGTGACCCTGGACGTCTTCTCCAGAACCGGACCGGTCCGGGCCGCGTCCTGGAAGTTCCCGGATAAACTGTCCTGTAATCTGGACATGGCGGCGCTACTGGACCGGTATGACTTCGTGGACGGCGAGGACGCGTTCAACCAACACTCCCACATCGTGTTACTGGAGCTGATGATTGACAG gttcctgctcctgctgcacagCCTCAACGCGTTTGTTGCCCCGGCGAGCCCGAAGCCAGAACCGGCCCGGCCCAGAGGCCTCTCAGTCGGGCTTGTAGTCAGAACCTACTGGACCACTTTAGTCCAGTTTGCCAGCGTCAAG TTTGTGCCATCAGGTAACTTGAGCCCCGCGCCCCCCCAGCCAGCGCCACAGGACGACCTGGGTCCCTGCGCCGCCTGTCATCAGGTGCAGTCCACCCTGAGGACAGCGGGACAGGCCTTGGTGGAGCTGCTCCAGGGCGAGGGCCTGCCGTCTTCTCTGCAGCCTTTCCTCGGAGCCGTGGAGGACGCCCTGGAGGCGGGGCCAATGACAGCGAGCGACGTTGCCCGGTGGGGCAGCGAGCAGCTCAGAGACATGCGCCGCCTGGCCAAACACCTGCAGGACGTACGGGGCACGGTGCAGCCCCTGCAGAGGAGCCTAAAGGCAGCAGaggcagagcagcagggggTCCGGTCTCAGCTGGACCGAGCCCAGAAAGAGTTCAAGCAGGCGacggagaaacaggaagtcaacgtCGTGCAGCTGGAGCTCTCCCTGCGGAGAGCTCAGAGATCCACCAAGGAGACGGAGCAGAGGCTGCTGCAGGAGCAACGGGAGCTGCAGAGAGGTGCAGCACGGGGGTCCAGGGCCCAGGGCCCGGGGTCCAGGGTCCAGGGTCCAGGGCCCGGGGTCCAGGGCCCAGGGTCCAGGGCCCAGGGTCCAGGGCCCAGGGTCCAGG AGAACCTGGGCTTGAGGGAGAACGTAGCGGCTCAGCAGCAGACGTTCCAGGCGCTGG AACGcgagacgaagacgaagacgaaggcGCTGCAGGAGCGACTGACGGAGGAGGAAGCGGCCCACCGTGAGCTACAGCGAAGGCTCCAAAGCTTCCAGGCCGAAGCATCCGAAGGTCAACTCCGCCTCCACAAAGAGGAAGCCAAGTACCGCAGCGCGTGCCGCCAGCAGGAG TCGATGCAGGCCAAGCAGCAATCTTTGCTCAAGAGAGTCGACCTTCTCGATGAAGAGTGTGAAGACCTGCAGAGGCAGCTGGGAGAGAGCGAGCAGGACCAGGTGGACCTTCAGAATCAGGTGCGCCGGCTGCAGGTTCAGCTCTCTGAGCAGCAGGTAGGAACGTCTTCAGCACCAGAGGTCCAGAATGAAGGCCTccggctccagcagctcg gctcctcccagcaggaggagacggcgcTCAGAGCCCGGCTGGCCCGGCTGAAGGACAGGGAGAGGACGCTAGCGGCCTTTCCAGAGCTGAGGCCTCAGGCCCAGCCACAGA GTACAGGAAATGTGCTTTTGGATATGGAGCAACAAATACAGGCAAACAACATCCGTGTAGAAGTTCTGGAGCAGGAAAACGCTGTGCTACAAACCAGCCTGCTGAAACTACGG GAAGCCTCAGTCCAGCAGACATGGAGCCTCTCGCTGTCCAGCACCCCGGCAGACAAACAACCAGACAG CAGTGAACAACTGGGAGACACGAGCACATGAGAGGAAGCAGGATGGGGAGAAAGAGGCGTGGAACCCACCGATCCCGCCCCCCCCATCGCCCCGGCAACTTCACATTCAAACTCTCCATCTGGAGTCGACCGCTCTCAGAAGCCACACAAAAACAGGCAGCGGCTCTCGTCTCATTGGCCCAAAGAGCTCAACTCAGAGGCCCAAATGAAGCCCGGAACACCCCCAGGGGGGGTCCGGACGTCCTGA
- the sf3a1 gene encoding splicing factor 3A subunit 1 isoform X1, producing MPPGPVQIVQPEPSNKNEAAEEAPATKPIVGIIYPPPEVRNIVDKTASFVARNGPEFEARIRQNEINNPKFNFLNPTDPYHAYYRHKVTEFKEGRAQEPSAAVPKVMQQAMQLPQKVQVIQETIVPKEPPPEFEFIADPPSIAAFDLDVVKLTAQFVARNGRQFLTQLMQKEQRNYQFDFLRPQHSLFNYFTKLVEQYTKILIPPKGLLAKLKREAENPREVLDQVRYRVEWAKFQERERKKEEEEREKERVAYAQIDWHDFVVVETVDFQPIEQGHFPPPTTPEELGARILIQERYEKYGESEEVEMEVESEDEDDRDVRRGVQPPQPDQDTQVQDMDEGSDDEDEGVKVPLPPDNPMPPPLPPTPDQVIIRKDYDPKASRPPPTVAAQDEYLISPITGEKIPASKMQEHMRIGLLDPRWLEQRDRSIRDRQTEDEVYAPGLDIESSLKQLAERRTDIFGVEETAIGKKIGEEEIQKPEEKDDGSSLGSDSEISGFTGDPQTDKYGFIGGAQQQQDTDAPTPDVPLEVVRQREVKWLDMLRHWDKWLIKRNNKVRLRCQKGIPPALRGRAWLYLSGGKVKREQNQGKFLELDQEPGDPKWLDVIEKDLHRQFPFHEMFVSRGGHGQQDLFRVLKAYTLYRPEEGYCQAQAPIAAVLLMHMPAEDAFWGLVQICEKYLPGYYSPGLEAVQLDGEILFALLRRVSPLAFRHLEQHKMEPILYMTEWFMCAFSRTLPWASVLRVWDMFLCDGVKIIFRVGLVLLKCMLGTRDKLKACQGQYETMELLKTIDPRCMQEGFLVREVQEVPVTARDVDREHHTQLKRWRKNRGELRFKAPPRMHGARPIVLAEPPRCQDLLQNPNIRLERPPPTPQLKKGKERKKSMNKSKPIEEIPNPYSLPSDRPPPPPPPISNQNPETVPLTKADPPQQQQAPPPVPPPTKECPLEQSTQDTYL from the exons ATGCCGCCCGGGCCTGTTCAGATCGTCCAGCCGGAACCCAGCAACAAG AAtgaagcagcagaggaagctCCTGCCACGAAGCCCATCGTCGGCatcatataccccccccccgaggtccgGAACATCGTTGACAAGACGGCCAGCTTTGTTGCCAG GAACGGGCCAGAGTTTGAAGCAAGAATCCGTCAGAATGAGATCAACAATCCCAAGTTTAACTTCCTCAACCCGACCGACCCGTACCACGCCTACTACCGCCACAAGGTCACCGAGTTCAAGGAGGGCAGGGCCCAGGAGCCGTCTGCGGCGGTGCCAAAGGTCATGCAGCAGGCCATGCAGCTTCCCCAGAAG GTGCAGGTGATTCAAGAGACCATCGTCCCCAAAGAGCCGCCTCCTGAATTCGAGTTCATCGCCGATCCGCCATCGATCGCTGCCTTTGATCTTGATGTGGTGAAGCTCACCGCCCAGTTTGTTGCTCGCAACGGTCGCCAGTTCCTCACGCAGCTCATGCAGAAGGAGCAGCGGAACTACCAGTTCGACTTCCTGCGGCCGCAGCACAGCCTCTTCAACTACTTCACCAAGCTGGTCGAGCAGTACACCAAG ATCCTGATCCCTCCCAAAGGCCTGCTGGCCAAGCTGAAGAGAGAGGCCGAGAATCCACGCGAGGTCTTGGATCAG GTGAGGTACCGCGTTGAATGGGCTAAGTTCCAGGAGCgtgagaggaagaaggaggaggaggagagggagaaggagcggGTGGCGTACGCTCAGATCGACTGGCACGACTTTGTCGTGGTTGAGACGGTGGACTTCCAGCCCATTGAGCAAG GACACTTCCCCCCGCCCACCACCCCGGAGGAGCTCGGTGCTCGTATTCTCATCCAAGAGCGCTACGAGAAGTACGGAGAGAgcgaggaggtggagatggaggtggagagtgaggatgaggatgaccGGGACGTCCGGCGTGGCGTCCAGCCCCCGCAGCCAGACCAGGACACTCAAGTTCAGGACATGGACGAG GGATctgacgatgaagacgagggtgTGAAGGTTCCTCTTCCACCAGACAACCCGATgccccccccgctgccccccacCCCAGACCAGGTCATCATTCGTAAAGACTATGACCCCAAAG CCTCCAGGCCGCCGCCCACCGTCGCTGCTCAGGACGAGTACCTCATCTCGCCCATCACCGGGGAGAAGATCCCGGCCAGTAAGATGCAGGAACACATGCGCATCGGCCTGCTGGATCCCCGCTGGCTGGAGCAGAGGGACCGCAGCATCCGGGACCGGCAGACGGAGGACGAGGTGTACGCGCCGGGCCTCGACATCGAGAGCAGCCTGAAGCAGCTGGCGGAGCGGCGTACCGACATCTTCGGCGTGGAGGAGACGGCCATCGGGAAGAAGATCGGGGAGGAGGAGATCCAGAAGCCAGAGGAGAAG GACGACGGGAGCTCCTTGGGATCGGACTCCGAGATCAGCGGCTTCACCGGCGACCCTCAGACCGACAAATACGGCTTCATCGGCggggcgcagcagcagcaggacacggaCGCGCC GACCCCGGACGTGCCTCTGGAGGTGGTCCGGCAGAGGGAGGTGAAGTGGCTGGACATGCTCCGGCACTGGGACAAGTGGCTGATCAAGAGAAACAATAAG GTGAGGCTGCGGTGCCAGAAGGGAATCCCTCCCGCCCTCAGAGGCCGGGCGTGGCTCTACCTGTCTGGGGGGAAAGTGAAGAGAGAGCAGAACCAGGGAAAGTTTCTG GAACTGGATCAGGAGCCTGGGGACCCCAAATGGCTGGATGTGATAGAGAAAGATCTCCATCGTCAGTTTCCCTTCCATGAGATGTTTGTGTCCCGGGGAGGGCACGG GCAGCAGGACCTGTTCCGTGTCCTGAAGGCCTACACCCTGTACCGACCGGAGGAGGGGTACTGCCAGGCCCAGGCCCCCatcgctgctgtgctgctgatgcacATGCCTGCTgag GACGCCTTCTGGGGGCTGGTCCAGATCTGTGAGAAGTACCTGCCTGGCTACTACAGTCCTGGTCTG GAAGCCGTTCAGCTGGATGGAGAGATCCTGTTCGCTCTGCTGCGCCGCGTCTCGCCGCTGGCCTTCCGCCACCTGGAGCAGCACAAGATGGAGCCCATCCTGTACATGACGGAGTGGTTCATGTGCGCCTTCTCCCGGACGCTGCCCTGGGCCTCGGTGCTGCGGGTCTGGGACATGTTCCTGTGTGACG GAGTGAAGATCATCTTCCGTGTTGGCTTGGTGCTGCTgaagtgcatgctgggaacCCGGGACAAGCTGAAGGCCTGCCAGGGCCAGTATGAGACCATGGAGCTCCTGAAGACCATCGACCCACGATGCATGCAGGAGGGCTTCCTCGTCCGAGAG GTCCAGGAGGTGCCGGTGACGGCCCGGGACGTGGACCGGGAGCATCACACCCAGCTGAAGCGCTGGAGGAAGAACCGCGGAGAGCTCCGTTTCAAAGCGCCCCCGAGGATGCATGGGGCGCGACCAATCGTGTTGGCTGAGCCGCCAAGGTGCCAGGACCTGCTGCAGAACCCCAACATCCGGCTGGAGAGGCCGCCGCCCACCCCCCAGCTAAAGAAgggcaaagagaggaagaagagcatgAATAAATCCAAGCCCATTGAGGAGATCCCCAATCCTTATTCTCTTCCCAGTGACcgtccacccccacccccgcctccaatcagcaaccagaacCCGGAGACTGTACCACTGACCAAAGCAGATCCacctcagcagcaacaagcTCCTCCCCCAGTGCCCCCCCCGACCAAAGAATGTCCTCTGGAGCAATCCACCCAGGACACCTACCTGTag
- the dgcr6 gene encoding protein DGCR6 isoform X1: MAADDSTQQQQRHYYLLSELQTLVKGLPSSFQQRLSYNTLSDLALALIDGTVYEIVQGLLDIQHLTEKNLYNQRQKLHCEHQALKQDLARKHKDALQSCKSHNLVLLETNQHAELEVLEVRVQQEQKMMDKKIVAEMDQKVIDQQNTLEKAGVPGFYVTTNPQELTVQMNLLELILKLQQKETQLGMF; the protein is encoded by the exons ATGGCTGCTGATGATTCTACGCAACAACAGCAGCGTCACTACTACCTGTTGTCTGAGCTGCAGACTTTAGTCAAAGGTTTGCCCAG CTCCTTCCAGCAGCGGCTGTCGTACAACACGCTGAGTGACCTCGCTCTGGCTCTCATCGACGGGACGGTGTATGAGATCGTGCAGGGCCTCCTGGACATCCAGCATCTGACGGAGAAGAACCTGTACAACCAGAGGCAGAAGCTGCACTGTGAGCACCAGG CCCTCAAACAAGATCTCGCACGGAAGCACAAAGATGCTTTGCAGTCATGCAAGTCGCACAACCTTGTTCTTCTCGAGACAAACCAGCACGCAGAACTGGAG GTGCTGGAAGTCCGTGTgcaacaggaacagaaaatgatgGACAAGAAGATTGTGGCAGAAATGGATCAAAAAGTGATCGATCAACAGAACACACTGGAGAAGGCGGGAGTTCCCGGGTTCTACGTCACCACAAATCCTCAG GAGCTGACGGTGCAGATGAACCTGCTTGAGTTGATCCTCAAGCTTCAACAAAAGGAGACACAGCTTGGAATGTTTTGA